Below is a window of Pseudomonas monteilii DNA.
CGCGCCAGCGATTCGACCCGGTAGCCCTGGCTGTCCAGCTCGGCACGCCCGCCCTGGAACGACTTCTCGATCACGATGCCCAGCCCGGCGACGGTGGCGCCGGCCTGCTTGATGATCGAGATCAGCGCCTGGGACGCCTTGCCGTTGGCCAGGAAGTCGTCGATCACCAGGACGCGGTCATGGCTGCTCAGGTGACGCGGCGAAATGGCCACGGTGTTTTCGGTCTGCTTGGTGAACGAGTACACCGAGGCGGTCAGCAGGTTCTCGGTCAGGGTCAGCGACTGGTGCTTGCGGGCGAAGATCACCGGCACGCCGAGCTTCAGGCCGGTCATGACCGCAGGTGCGATACCGGAGGCTTCGATGGTGACGATCTTGGTCACGCCCGCCTCGGCGAAGCGCTGGGCGAATTCGTCACCGATCAGTTGCATCAGGGCAGGGTCGATCTGGTGGTTGAGAAACGCATCGACTTTGAGAACCTGGTCGGAAAGCACGATGCCTTCTTCGCGAATCTTCTGGTGCAGTGCTTCCACGGCGGTAGTTCCTCGATGTAACGGACAGAGCCACGGCAACGGCCGTGGCATAGATGGGTGGTCTAGCGTTTGAGCATGGCGCGAATGTCGGCCAGTGCGTTGTTGCCGCGCGCGGCCTTGACCTCCACCGGCGCGTCGTCGAGGCCTTCCCAGGCCAGGTCGTCGGGCGGCAGTTCGTCGAGGAAGCGGCTCGGTGTGCAATCGATGATCTCGCCGTACTGCTTGCGCTTGGCGGCGAAGGTGAAGGCCAGGGTCTGGCGGGCACGGGTGATGCCCACGTAGGCCAGCCGGCGCTCCTCCTCGATGGTGTCGGCCTCGATGCTGGAGCGATGGGGCAGGATCTCTTCCTCCATGCCCATGATGAACACGTAGGGGAATTCCAGCCCCTTGGAGGCGTGCAGGGTCATCATCTGCACGCCTTCGGCGTTCTCTTCTTCTTCCTGCTGGCGCTCGAGCATGTCGCGCAGCACCAGCTTGCCGATGGCGTCCTCGATGGTCATCTCGCCCTCTTCGTCCTTCTCGAGGGTGTTCTTCAGCGCATCGATGAGGAACCAGACGTTGCTGATGCGGAACTCCGCCGCCTTGTCGCTGGCGGTGTTCTGGCGGATCCAGTTCTCGTAGTCGATGTCGCGCACCATCTCGCGCAAAGCGGCGATCGGGTCGTCCGAGGCCACCCGCTGGCGCACGCCGTCGAGCCAGTGCTTGAAGCGCTGCAGGCGTTCGGTGTAACGCGCGTCCAGGTGCTCGCCCAGCCCCAGCTCCTCGCTGGCGGCGTAC
It encodes the following:
- a CDS encoding xanthine phosphoribosyltransferase, with product MEALHQKIREEGIVLSDQVLKVDAFLNHQIDPALMQLIGDEFAQRFAEAGVTKIVTIEASGIAPAVMTGLKLGVPVIFARKHQSLTLTENLLTASVYSFTKQTENTVAISPRHLSSHDRVLVIDDFLANGKASQALISIIKQAGATVAGLGIVIEKSFQGGRAELDSQGYRVESLARVKSLAGGVVSFVE